In Rhodococcus pseudokoreensis, the DNA window GACTGATCAAGAGAGACAACAGGAATGACTACGAATCAAATCGCCGCGACCACCGTGGTGCTGCCGTCGCTCGGGGAAAACGTCACCGAGGCGACCGTCACCCGCTGGCTCAAATCGCGAGGTGACCGCATCGAGGAGGGGGAGCCGCTGCTCGAGGTGTCCACCGACAAGGTCGACACCGAGATCCCGTCGCCGATGGCCGGGATTCTCGTCGACATCCTGGCTTCAGAGGACACTATCGTCGACGTCGGCGGCCCGCTGGGGGTGATCGGTGAGGACGCTGGAAAGCAGACACTGCCGGAACCCGAGCCTGCGCCCATCGTCGAACCGGTCACGGTGTCCGGCGTGGACCGCGTCGAGAAGCTGCCGCGGATCCGCCGGACCATCGCCCGCCGGATGGTCGAATCGTTGCAGACGTCTGCGCAATTGACGACAGTCGTCGAGGTCGATGTCACCGCGATCGCCCGCTTGCGGGCGCAGGAGAAGGAAGACTTCCACCGGCGCGCAGGCATGAAGTTGTCGTTCCTGCCGTTCTTCGTGGCCGCCGCGGTCGAAGCGCTCGCCGAGCATCCGGTGATCAACTCCTCGCTCGATGCCGATTGCACCGAGGTCACCTACCACGGCGCGGTGCACCTCGGTATGGCCGTCGACAGCGACAAGGGCCTGATGGTGCCCGTCATCCGAGACGCGAGTGCGCTTTCGATTTCCGGGCTCACACGTGCTATCGCCGACGCCGCAGACAGCGTGCGGTCGGGATCCATCAAGCCCGACGACCTTTCCGGCGGCACCTTCACCATCACTAACACCGGCAGCCGCGGGGCATTGTTCGACACCCCGATCATCAACCAACCCCAGTCCGCGATCCTCGGTCTCGGGACTGTCGTCGAACGTCTCGTCCCCACCCGCGGCGCCAGGGGTTCCCTCGAGATCGGAGTTCGATCGATGGCCTACCTCTCGCTCTCCTATGACCACCGCATCGTCGACGGCGCCGACGCCGCCCGCTACCTCACCACCGTGCGGCAGCGGCTGGAAGCGGGATTTGACCCTGCAGCTCTGCAATGAGCACAGCTCGAACTCGGACAAGTGTGAGGGACCCCCATGATCAGACCACTTGTCGCCGTGTGAGTCACTCGTCCTTCGGCGAGACGAAATTGAGATGGCGGCGCAGCGGTGCGGCTGCGGTCACGGCGCCGCCGAGGAGGGT includes these proteins:
- a CDS encoding 2-oxo acid dehydrogenase subunit E2 — translated: MTTNQIAATTVVLPSLGENVTEATVTRWLKSRGDRIEEGEPLLEVSTDKVDTEIPSPMAGILVDILASEDTIVDVGGPLGVIGEDAGKQTLPEPEPAPIVEPVTVSGVDRVEKLPRIRRTIARRMVESLQTSAQLTTVVEVDVTAIARLRAQEKEDFHRRAGMKLSFLPFFVAAAVEALAEHPVINSSLDADCTEVTYHGAVHLGMAVDSDKGLMVPVIRDASALSISGLTRAIADAADSVRSGSIKPDDLSGGTFTITNTGSRGALFDTPIINQPQSAILGLGTVVERLVPTRGARGSLEIGVRSMAYLSLSYDHRIVDGADAARYLTTVRQRLEAGFDPAALQ